TTCCTGAATTTTTACGCCGAAGGACTTAAGCAGTTCTTTTCCCTGATATTCGTGCAGATTCATGTTTGAAAATGGTAAGTAGCGAATGGTGAAAATGAGTAGCGGCCAAAAGTAAGGCGATTTCGCAACTGGCAGGTTTTGTGGGCATATTTTTCAGAACAACAAACGGCGCAGGCAGAAAAGTTAAATTCTTGGATTGCGAGACTTTCCCGAATATTTTTTTCCCGAAATGGCTAACTGTGGCAAAACTGTGGAACAGAATTTGCCGTTTGCCAATTTTCAAAAAAATGTGTTTTGTCATGCACGCTAAGTTGAATATCGACCGCCACTTTCTATTTCTGCACGGCTCCAAACTCGCCGTCTTCGCCGAGCGCGTTCTCCGCGACACACACCAGAATCCATATCTGCCCAAGCCGCAAACATTGTGGGAAAACCTCCGCGACGCATCCATCGAGCTGCGCAACGTGCTCGACGATTCCGAACTCAAGCGCAAGGAACGCACCGATGCCATCCGCGAAAAAGAAGCAATAGTGCTCGTGGCGCTCACTCGCCTTGCCGACCATGTGGAGTATGCCGCCGCTTGCAAGTCCGATGTGTTCACCACAGGGTTTCGTGCTCAGACGGAACATCGCAAACCCATGGAAACAGTGCGTCGAAAGCGTATGTCAGTAAAATTGGCACAGTTGGAAGCGGTTTGATTGACAAGGATTGGTTCTTGTATCACTTTGACAGCCTGCCCATCAGCTGGCAGGCTGTCAAAATAACAATTCTCCAAAAAAACCTTTAGCCAGAATGGCATGAAACGGAGGGTTTCGTATGCGGGTAGGGTACGCAAATTCAAAAACCCGCTTGCCCTCGCACCCCACTTATTTTATCGCCACTCCCTCATCGTCAATCAGCTTGCCGTGTTGGATGCGAATGATACGCGCAGGAAAATTTTGCAGAATGCGGTAGTCGTGCGTGGCGCAGAACACGGCGGTGTGGTTTTGCCGGGCGAGGTTGCGCATCAACACCAGCACATCGTCGCTGGTCTCAGGGTCGAGGTTGCCCGTAGGCTCGTCGGCGATGAGCAGCGCGGGTTTGTTGAGCAAGGCACGGGCGATGACCACGCGCTGTTGCTCGCCGCCGGAAAGTTCGTAAGGCATGGCATATCGTTTGGCTGGCAGCCCTGTTCCTTCCAGCACCTCCGTCACACGTTGATTCATCAGGCCTGCGTCGGTCCATCCCGTGGCGCGCAACACGAAGAGCAGGTTCTCTTCCACATTCCTATCCGTCAGCAAGTTGAAGTCCTGAAAGACGATGCCGAGTTTGCGGCGCAGCAGGTGCATATTGCCGCGATGGAGGCTCCGCAAGTCGAAGCCAGCGACTTCGCCAAATCCTTTCGTCAGCGGCAGCGCGCCATAGAGTGTCTTGAGCAGGCTGGTTTTTCCGCTCCCTGTTTTGCCTATAAGATAGGTGAATTCTCCTTCTCCGATGGTGAGATTGATGTTTTCCAGCACGACGTTGCCATCTTGTTGGCTAATGTCGGCATTGGATAGTTTGACAATGTGGGACATGATGATGATTATTTGTCGCGCTGTGCGAGTGTTGTTTTCGAGGCGCGAAAGTGCGGATTTTAAAATTCTCGGCGGCTATGTGTTTTGAAAAATAACGCGCTCGGTGGGCAGCAAATACCGCTTAAAGTTGAATCTTGCATTCAATTTCCACTTTGTTTCATCTGCAACGGCCATGAACACAACATTCCCCCTCGCCTGCCTGGTTTTTATTTTGAAAATCGGAACCGCGAACGCGCAAACACCGAAAGACGCCACCGTTCCACTGACAGCTACTGTCAGCACAAACCCTGCCAACATTACCCTGAATTGGGAAAACCCCACCGCCTCCACGTTGCTCATTCAGCGCCGCACCAAAGGACAGGCAGGCAACCAATGGGTGCAGCTGCTCAGCGCGACCAACAGCACTCAAAACACTTTGTCAGACAACAACGTGGCAATTGGCCAAACCTATGAGTACCGGATAGCACGCACCACCAACATCGCCGCGCACGGCTACGCGCACGTCGCCGTGGAAGCGCCTGTGACAGACCATCGCGGCACGCTCTTGCTTCTGGTGGATGCCGACCTCGCAGTGCCGCTGGCTGCTGAACTGGAACGCCTGCGCGACGACCTTTCGGGCGATGGCTGGCGCATAAAAGAACACTTCGTGGATGGCACCGCCACGGTGCAATCGGTGAAAAACCTCATCGTTGCCGACTTCAACACAAATCCCGCCGAGGTGAGAGCCGTGTTGCTGTTGGGCAAAATACCCGTGCCTTATTCGGGCAATTCCGCTTGGGACGGCCACTCCGACCACTCCGGCGCTTGGCCCGCCGATGCCTACTACGCCGACGTGGATGGCACATGGACCGACATCGCGGTGAACAACAGCTCGCCCACACGCGCAGCCAACAAAAATGTGCCCGGCGATGGCAAATTCGACCAGAGCATCATTCCCTCGGCAGTGGAACTGGAAGTAGGTCGGGTGGATTTTCGGCGCTTGACTATGGGGACTTTTGGTGCTTCCACCACCGACTTGCTCCGACGGTATTTGAATAAAAACCATGACTGGCGCACAGGAGCCTACACGGTGGAACAAAAGGCATTGGTGGACGACAATTTTGGCTATTTCAGCGGCGAAGCATTCGCTGCCAACGGGTTCAGAAATGCTTATCCATTGGTGGGGGCGGCCAATGTGTCGAGTGCGGATTTCTTTGACGACACGCACCCGCAGCGTTATTTGATGGGCTACGGAACTGGCCCCGGCACATACACCAGCGCAGGAGGCGTGGGCAATAGCGGGAATTTTGCCAATGACACAGTGAACATCGTTTTCTCCAACATCTTTGGGAGCTATCACGGCGACTGGGACTACGAAACCAACCCGCTCATGCCTGCGGCACTGGCCTCGCGGGGCGGCATTCTCACTTGTGCATGGGCGGGTCGGCCTCACCATTTCTATCAGGCGCTGGCTTCGGGCGAGACCATGGGCTATTGCATGAAGGAAACCCAAAACGCGCAGTTCAACAACGCCTATTTCAACACTTTTGGCAGGAGCGGCGCCCATGTCGCGCTGCTCGGCGACCCCACCGTGCGAGCACACATCGTGGCTCCACCCTCGAACGTGAGCGCCGTCGCCGCGTGCGGCAAGGTATCGTTGGAGTGGAAGCCCTCGCCTGACGACGACGTGGTGGGCTACCACATCTATCGCTCTAAGGAAAAACACGGAGCCTACACGCGCCTTACAACAGAGGCCATCGCCGCCACGACATTCACGGACGATAACCCCTCAACGGATACGCTGCACTATCAGGTTCGAGCTATCAAATCGCAAACCTCGCCGGGTGGTGGCGTTTATTGGAACAATAGCACAGGGGTGAGGGCATCCGTCTTCTCGCCTTCATATACGCCGCCAACCGTGAGCATTGTTAGTGAAACAAATACCTTGAATTGCGCCACCCCGGAAATAACCCTGACGGCTTTTAGTGACTCAACCAGTGCGGCGTTTCAATGGTCAGGCCCCAATAATTTTGCCGCGAGCGGCCAAAGTGTCTTGATTGACACGACGGGCATTTACACGGTGGCCGCTACTTTTCCCGACGGCTGTGTTCAATTCGACGAGGTCTCCATTTTGGGTGATTACAGTATCCCGGTGATTCCACCCTTTCCTGACCTCGTTGTTGATTGCAACAACCCATGCGTTGCGCTTCATCTTCCCGATTTTCCCGAAATCGAATACTATTTGGATAGTGTACTGTTGCCCGGCACATCCCCATTTAGCCTCTGTGCAGCAGGCTCCTACACTTTGCTCGCCCAATCAAAACTCAATGGCTGCTCCGCGAGCCAACCGCTCGAAATTGCCGCCGACACCATCTCGCCGCTCATCAGCATAGCAGGGATTGGACTCATCACTTGCAGTTCGCCAACTATCGCCTTGATGGCCACCTCGTCCGTGCCCGGCACACTCTACACTTGGTCAGGCCCCGGCGCTTTTCATTCCAATGCTTCCAACGTGGCAATCACCATACCCGGCACTTATTTCTTGATGGCGGTCAATCCAAGCAACGGATGCACCACCACCACTTCCATTGCCATAGAAGGCGACGGAACGCTGCCCGATATAACCGCCGCAGGCGGCTCTATCACCTGCAACAACCCAACCGTGCAACTTGCCGGCGGCTCTTCCACACCCGGAAGCACGTTCCTGTGGACAGGACCGAGCGGCTTCACCTCCTCGCTGGAAGACCCAAGCACGACGATGCCGGGAACATACCTGCTGACAGTGACTTCGCCCAACGGGTGCAGCGCGCAAGCAGCGGCGATGGTCACTATTGACACGATTGGCCCGCTGGTCATTTTGGAGCCTTACGGACAATTAGACTGCGAACACCCCTGCGTGACGGCTTTCTTTTACCAGCTTTTTCCTGAATTGACAGCTGACTCGGTCGTGGTGTGCGAGGCGGGCAACTACACATACATCGCCACCGGGCCAAATGGCTGCACCACCACGTTCCCCTTCGAGGTGACGCAAGCGCCCACCGACGGCATTGTTTCCATCACTGGCACACCTGAATCCGCACCCGGTGCGAACGACGGCGCCATCCAATTGAGCATCGCGGGGGGCAACCCGCCTTTCACTTTTCTTTGGAGCAATGGCGCGACTTCTCAGCACCTGCTGAACATACCCGGCGGCACTTACTCCGTCATCATTACCGACGCGGGGCAATGCACTTACACCGCTTCCATCACGGTGGAAACCCTCGTCAGCACGCTCGAAGCGCTCGTTTTCCAGCAGTTCGCGCTCTCGCCCAACCCAACGGACGGACGTGCCTTGTTGCTGATTCAACTGCATCGGCCTGCGCTCGTGCGGGTGACGGCGAGCGACGCG
This genomic interval from Saprospiraceae bacterium contains the following:
- a CDS encoding ATP-binding cassette domain-containing protein; this translates as MMSHIVKLSNADISQQDGNVVLENINLTIGEGEFTYLIGKTGSGKTSLLKTLYGALPLTKGFGEVAGFDLRSLHRGNMHLLRRKLGIVFQDFNLLTDRNVEENLLFVLRATGWTDAGLMNQRVTEVLEGTGLPAKRYAMPYELSGGEQQRVVIARALLNKPALLIADEPTGNLDPETSDDVLVLMRNLARQNHTAVFCATHDYRILQNFPARIIRIQHGKLIDDEGVAIK
- a CDS encoding T9SS type A sorting domain-containing protein, whose translation is MNTTFPLACLVFILKIGTANAQTPKDATVPLTATVSTNPANITLNWENPTASTLLIQRRTKGQAGNQWVQLLSATNSTQNTLSDNNVAIGQTYEYRIARTTNIAAHGYAHVAVEAPVTDHRGTLLLLVDADLAVPLAAELERLRDDLSGDGWRIKEHFVDGTATVQSVKNLIVADFNTNPAEVRAVLLLGKIPVPYSGNSAWDGHSDHSGAWPADAYYADVDGTWTDIAVNNSSPTRAANKNVPGDGKFDQSIIPSAVELEVGRVDFRRLTMGTFGASTTDLLRRYLNKNHDWRTGAYTVEQKALVDDNFGYFSGEAFAANGFRNAYPLVGAANVSSADFFDDTHPQRYLMGYGTGPGTYTSAGGVGNSGNFANDTVNIVFSNIFGSYHGDWDYETNPLMPAALASRGGILTCAWAGRPHHFYQALASGETMGYCMKETQNAQFNNAYFNTFGRSGAHVALLGDPTVRAHIVAPPSNVSAVAACGKVSLEWKPSPDDDVVGYHIYRSKEKHGAYTRLTTEAIAATTFTDDNPSTDTLHYQVRAIKSQTSPGGGVYWNNSTGVRASVFSPSYTPPTVSIVSETNTLNCATPEITLTAFSDSTSAAFQWSGPNNFAASGQSVLIDTTGIYTVAATFPDGCVQFDEVSILGDYSIPVIPPFPDLVVDCNNPCVALHLPDFPEIEYYLDSVLLPGTSPFSLCAAGSYTLLAQSKLNGCSASQPLEIAADTISPLISIAGIGLITCSSPTIALMATSSVPGTLYTWSGPGAFHSNASNVAITIPGTYFLMAVNPSNGCTTTTSIAIEGDGTLPDITAAGGSITCNNPTVQLAGGSSTPGSTFLWTGPSGFTSSLEDPSTTMPGTYLLTVTSPNGCSAQAAAMVTIDTIGPLVILEPYGQLDCEHPCVTAFFYQLFPELTADSVVVCEAGNYTYIATGPNGCTTTFPFEVTQAPTDGIVSITGTPESAPGANDGAIQLSIAGGNPPFTFLWSNGATSQHLLNIPGGTYSVIITDAGQCTYTASITVETLVSTLEALVFQQFALSPNPTDGRALLLIQLHRPALVRVTASDAAGRLLWAVPEATTSTLSLPIDLSAHTPGTYYISVVIGHQVFTRKMVVAR